The following DNA comes from Thermococcus bergensis.
TTTCCATACCCAATACTGCTCATAAAAACCCTAAGGGGCAAAATCAAAGTTAAAGAGATACTCCTCTCGACACTCATTTTACCTGCCTTCGGATTTTTGCTCCCGCAGATTACGATAATAAAGGCAATAGGATTCTTCCCATGGCTTTCCGAGTTCATCGGAAGCTTTGGATGGCATCTCAGCTACAAAGGAGACCACCCCGCAACCTCACCTTTCTGGGAGTGGTTCATAAGCCTTAAACCATTTCCCTTCCACTACAACCCCGATATCTTCGCGGCAACAGACCCAATTTTGATGCTTTCTATGGTGGTGTTTACCCTAGTTCCCACCACCTGTGAAGTTGTATAATCTGTCCAGATTCACGGCCAGAATCGCCCCTAAAATCCTGACAGCTAACCCCCTCAAACTAACACTCCTGCTCGGCCTCAGAAGAAACTCAGAAAACTTCGAAAACAAAGTCTCAATCCTCCTGCGAAAGTCAGACAAGTACTTGTAAAACTTCTTCTCCTCCAGATTACTAACCTGATTCTCCCGCTTCACCGGCGTGTAAACAACGCCAAACTTCAGGAATTCCTCCTGAAGTTCTCTACTAACGTAACCCTTATCCAAAAACAGAAAACAGCCAGAAAACTCCTCAACAATCACCCAGAACTTTTCCCTGACAACACTCACATCATGCTTATTCGCCGGATCAACGGACAGCAAAGCCAGCAAATTTCCATCAGAGTAACAGGTCAGCTTGTACCCATAGTAAAACTTTTTTTAGAGGGAACAAACCCAACTGCGGGCTTTTCAGAGATGACTTCTGAAGAACCCTCCTTATCCTTCCTGTTTTTTCTGGCCAACTCCTTGGTCTGAATGGGCTTTGAGTCCAGTATTCTAACGTATTCTCTGGCGTGTTTTTTGAATAATTCTTCCTGCGCTAGGAGCAGGAGTTTTTCGTGCCTGTTCAAGCGTTCTGTTAGTTTGTTGTACCTGATTTTGGGGAACAGCTTCATTTCTTCGATTAGGACTCTGTAAGCGTGCTTGTAAACTCCGTTAAAGTGCAAGTGTGCTAGTATTGCGAAGGTTATTAGGTCGTAGAGGCTGATTATTTCCCTGTGAGTGTTTTTCGGGTAGTGTTTGCTGATTATCGGATAGATTTCGGATTTTATGATCAGGATTTCCTGCTGAAAGTTCATAACAACCACCAATCAACCAAAAGACTTAAGTGCTTATAACTCTAACGATCTAATGGGAACTAGGGTGTGTTTATATTCGCAATTCCCTATGCTGCGACAAAAAGAAGAAAGCTTTTGGTGCCTTTTGGAATATTCTGGAGCACAATAGCTTTTTATGCTCTCCAGTGGATTTTGGGTGGAAAAACCCAGTTCAGCTTTTATGCCACCCCATTAGTTCCCGCGGGAGCGGTAACACTCGGAGTAATGGCATACGACATAATAAAGTGGGAGTATTTCGAGAGATCACTGGAAATGTACTGGAAGTGGGTGAAGAGCATTTTAATAAGAATAAAGAAAATCTTCGAAAGGATTAAGGCTTTTTTAAGAAGTCCAAAATAGTGGGCTGAGCTTTTTTGGTTTTCAGTTTTTCCTCTATCTTTTTGAGAGTTTTCCAGCTTTTTCTGACTATTGGAGGGAACTCTCCATGTTTCTTGTAGTATTCCTCCAAGAATTTCCTTGTAACGGGGTCGCTTGGATAGCCCGAACCTATTTCCCCATAGATTTCCTTAAGCCCCTCTATAGCCCTATCGCGGGTGACCTTAGCCAGTATTGACGCAGCCGCAACTGGAATGTACTTGGCATCGGCTTTATGCTCTGCAACTATTTTCGGAGAGAAGGAAAGCTTTTCCCCTATGATATCGCCAAAGCGCTCCTCTTTGACATCTGCAGCATCTATGTAGAGGATATCCGGCTTAACTTTAAGGGAGTTTAACACTCTGGCAAAGCTTTCGATTTCAAGTTCGTTCATTGTGCCTTCCCTACTATCTATCTCTTCTGGAGATAGTTTGAGAATAAAATAGTCATCCACTATGCTAACGATCTTTTCAAAAAGCTCCTCTCTTTTTTTGGGTGTTAGCTTTTTTGAATCCTTAACTCCCAGAGATTCAAGCTCCCCTATACGAGATTCATCAACAACTACTGCTGCAATTACAAGAGGCCCTATAACCGGCCCCCTTCCCGCTTCATCTATTCCTCCCATCTTCATTTCCCTTACCTCCTTAAAACCAAGAGTCCGTAGACAAGTCCCAGCACTATTGTGGCTATTCCGCTTGGAGGGATGTCTGTTAAGTAAGCCAGTACTATAGAGAGTACTTGCACTGAGAGGGTTAAACCCAAACTTATCCCGAGAATCTTTCTCAAATCATTGCTGAGCATCACGGCTATTGTCCCAGGCAGAACTGCCACAACTTGCAGGGTTATCAGCCCGACAGTTCTGACTATCAACGCACCAGTGGCTCCTACAAGGACATAGAGCAGAGTAAGGTAAAACCTCGCATTGCCAGAATAAGCCTCAACTCCCTCAGCATCAAAGCTGACGTACAGGAAATCACGGTAAAATGCGAGCATGACAAAGAATATTACGGCACCCCCCAAGACCAAAAACATCAAGTCGTTGAGGGTTATCAGAAAAAGCTCCCCGGTTAAATATGAAACCACACTCTGGGAGAGGGCAAAATAGGGCCTGCTTGCCATAACCTTGTACAGAACTCCAAATGCCAATACTGTCGAGCCAGCTATAAAACTCGCTATTACTCCTATTGCAGTGTCACTGCTGAATCCCCTGTCTTCAAGGATAGCAATCAAGACAACAACAAAAATCGTAACTATTAGCGCCATCCACAGAATAAGGGAAAAATTTTCAAGTATCAGCCCGAGTATCATACCCAAAACTGCCCCAAAGAGCAGAGTATGGAAAGTGGCGTGAGTAAGGAAAGCCAAGCCTTTCATGTTTATTAGAGGACTTAACATACCCAGCAAAACACTCACCATTATACCTGCTAAAAGAGCCCTGAGCAGGTACTCGGGGATCATCTTCTCTCCCTCCCGTGAATGTGGACGTCCCCTATAAAGCAGTACATTCTCTCTCCCACTTTAACAGCTTTAGCTAAAGACCCATAAACCTTGGTAATTATTTCATCCCTTAGAACTTCTTCCGGCGTTCCAAAGGCCACAAGTCTTTTATTGACAAGCATTACCTTGTCCCCTATTTCAGTTAATGGATTTGGGTCGTGAGTTGTTATTATCATCGTGATTCCCATTTCTCGCTTTATCTTTGCAAGTACTGAAACGACTTCCACTCTTGCACTGGGGTCAAGGGCCGATAAAGGCTCATCCAAAAGGAGAAGTTTAGGCTTTGAAACGAGTGCCCTCGCTAATAAAACCCTCTGCTTCTGCCCCCCGCTGAGTTCCGCAAACCTTTTGTTTTTAATATCACCTAATCCCACAAATTCTAAAGCCTCTTCCGCTTCTTTTAAGACGGATTTCGGGATATTAAAATGGATGAAGCCTCTTTTGTAAAGGGCACCCATTGCAACAACTTCAATGGCCTTTAGAGGTACACGTTCGTTGAGAGAGTGGCTCTGAGGAACGTAAGAAATTAAATCCTTTACTTCAGCAGGAGGCTTCCCAAAAACAAGAAGCTTGCCCGTATATGACTTATGAAGGCCCGCAATTGTTCTAAGAAGACTCGTTTTTCCTGCACCGTTTGGACCCAGCAGAAGAAGGGTCTCTCCACTACTCAGCCTAAAGGTTATATCTTCAACCGCCCTGTAGCCATCATAATAAATTGTCAGATTTTCAGCTATTATCAATATCTCACCCACAGTTAGGGTTACCTAAAAAATTTAAAAATGTTACTCTTAAAGTCCAAAAGCCCCCTTAATTCCATTAATCACGAGTTGAACCGCCATTGAAGCCAGTATAAGCCCCATCATTCTTGTAATAAGCCTTATTCCAACTTTACCAAGTTTCCGCTGGACTTTTTCTGCAGACATGAGCACTATGTAAACTGAAAGGCTAGCCACAACAATCGCAAGGAGTACAGCCACTTTCCCCAGATAGCTGGTATTCTTTGCCATATATATCATTACAGTTGTTATTGAGCCAGGCCCCGATATCAACGGAATTGCAAGTGGAATTATAGCAATCTCGCTTAGGGTTACTGCCTCTTCCTCCTCTTCGCGGGTTATTTTTATGGTCGAAAGGTGACCACTCAGCATTTCCAAGGCCATTCTGAAGAGCAGAATGCCCCCTGCAATTGCAAAGGCATCTATTGTAGCGCCAAAAAACTTGAATATCCACTCTCCCACGAGTGCAAAGGTCATCAGGGTCATGAAAACAGCCACAGAAGTTCTCTTTGCCAGGCTTATCCTCCCTTCGTATGACTTACATTGCTGGACAATGGAAAGATACACTGGGACAGCTCCTATTGGGTTCATCACCGCAAAGAGGGCCGCAAACACATAAAGGAAAGTTTTAAAAAATAGCAGCATTTTCACTCACCAAAAATCTTTTCCAGCATCCATTTTTCGTCAAAGGGCATTAAATCCCCATACCCCTGGCCAACCCCAACAAAGAGTATTGGAGCCCCGATGGCATGAGCTATGCTCAATGCAGCACCTCCCCTCGCATCTGCGTCAAGCTTCGTTAGGATAACCCCATCAATCTTAACCGCCTCATTGAACTGTCTCGCCTGTTCTATTATTGCATTTCCTGCAAGGGCATCTCCAACAAATATAACAAGGTCTGGCTTCGCAACTTTGACTATCTTCTTCATTTCATCCATTAGATTTCTGTTCAGCTCGTTTCTTCCGGCGGTATCTACTAAAACCACGTCAATTCCCCTTGCTTTTGCGTGCTCTATAGCATCGTAAGCCACAGCCGCCGGATCAGACTTATAGCCGTGCTTAATGAGCTTAACACCCACCCTCTTTGCGTGTTCCTCTACCTGCTCTATAGCTCCCGCCCTAAAGGTATCGCTGGCAGCAATAACGACGCTAAAACCATTTTTCTTAAGCCAGCTGGCAAGTTTAGCTATTGTGGTGGTCTTCCCGCTACCGTTGAACCCAACAAAAACTATCACGAACGGCTTTTCCTGTTTTGATTTTATCATCTCTAACAAATCTATGCGCCTTTCAGGCGTTAAGACTTCAAGTACTGCTTCTTTAACTGCCTTTTCAACAATCTCCTTTTTGTTTGTACCTATCTTAACCTTCTGTCCAACAAGTTTCTGTTTTATTTTTTCTTTAAGCTCCTCAACAACTTCCAAGGCTACATCAGCCTCTAAAAGCTCCAGCTCAAGATCCCAGAGTGCGTTTTCAACGTCTTTTTCGCTTATTTCAGTTTGAGCCACCTTATCCACGAATGAGCTTAATTTTTCCTTTAGTTTTCCAAACATTCGCCCTCACCGGGTTGTGATCACCAGATGAACTTATAAATATGAGCCTCAGCGATAGCTGGTTACATCACATCTCAGCTCCGAAACCGCTCTTCATCGGCTATTGAGAAATTAGCCCTTCCAGTTTAAGGACTTTTTGATAGCCAACCAAAGGGGATATAAAAGAGTATCGACAGACTAAGAAAGGGTGGATAACTTGATACGGGCTTTTGTAAACGGAAAAATATACGTCTCTTTTAAACCACTGAGAACTGCAGAAGCTATTGTAATAGCCAATGAAAAGGTTATTTACGAGGGAAAAAGTGAAAAGGCCCAAAAAATTGCCGAAGAGCTCGGAGGAGAAGTAGTAGATCTGGGCGGAAAAACTGTTCTGCCGGGCTTTATTGATTCACATATGCATCTAAACTCCCTCGGACAGTCTTTGAAAATGCTCAATTTAAAGGGGACAAAAAGCATAGAGGAACTAAAGAGGAAGCTCGAAGAATACGCAGAAAAAACAAGCACAAGCTGGATTCTTGGCTTTGGATGGGACCAGGAGGAACTTGGAAGGTATCCCACGAGAAAAGATTTGGACGAGGTCGTCGATAACAAGCCCGTGCTTCTGTATAGAACCTGCTTCCACGCGGCTGTACTGAACACGAAAGCTATAGAAATCGTAGGTTTGGACGAAGATGAAGACGCAGACCCTGAAACCGGAATAGTAAAAGAAAACGCCCTAGAAAAGGTGAGAGATGTTATCAATGAAACTTTAACGCTCGAAGACTACAAACACTTCATCGAAGAGGGGGCAAAGTTCGTTCTTTCTCAGGGCGTCACAGCGGTTGGCTTTGTGAGTGTAAATGAGAAAAGCCTCAGGGCCCTCCTGGAGTTAGATAACAAAGGAAGGCTCCCCATTAGAGTTTTTGTGTATCTGAACCCTTCCCTTCTTAAAGAACTAAAAGGCCTGGGGCTCACCAAAGAGGTTGGAAGTAGTAGAGTAAAGATCATGGGGATAAAAGTCCTTGCAGATGGAAGCCTTGGGGCCAGAACAGCGTGGCTTTCTAAGCCCTATGCAGACGCCCCAACAACCGGACATCCTAACATAAGCAAGGAGGAACTCGAAGAGATAGTGAGAGAAGCCCGCCAGCTGGACCTCCAGATGGCTGTCCATGCAATAGGTGATAAAACAACCGATATGATCCTAGACGTCTACGAAAAGTTCAGGGGAGAGAGAAACCGTATAGAACACGCATCAATTTTGAGGGAAGACCAAATAAAAAGGATGAAAGAGCTTGGAGTTGTTGCCTCGGTTCAGCCGAGGTTTGTAATAAGCGACTGGTGGGCGGTACGGAGAGTTGGGGAAGAGAGGGCAAAGTGGATTTACCCCTTCAAGAGCATGCTGAAGCAAATCGTGATAGGCTTCGGAACTGACTCTCCCATAGAACCCGTAAATCCGTGGGAAACAATCTACGCAGCAGTTACCAGAGGAAAATTTGAGAATGTTGAGACCTACCTGCACACAAAAGACGAATGTCTATCCCTAGAAGAAAGCCTTTACAGTTACACATACGGCTCTGCATATATAATGCACGCCGAAGATGACCTCGGAACCCTCGAAGAGGGTAAATTCGGAGACTTCGTTGTGGTGGACAAGGATCCGTTTGAAGTTGAAGAGAAAGAACTGAAAAACATAAAAGTTCTAGATGTCTACGTAGGAGGTTCAAAGTATTACTAGCTCCCTTTCGGCGTTTGTGAGCCTCTTTCCCTTTTTTTCCACAGCTACGTCGTCTTCTATTCTCACTCCTCCAAGATTGGGAATGTAAATGCCCGGCTCAATGGTAAACGTCATACCTTTTTCAAGAATTCTCTCATTCGTTTGACTTATATAGGGCTCTTCATGCACTTCAAGCCCAAGTCCATGCCCCGTTCTGTGGATGAAGTAGTTACCATAACCTCTCTCGGATATATAATCCCTTGCTGCCCTGTCAACATCCTTAGCCTTTATTCCTTCGCGGACACTCTGAAAAGCACTCTCTTGGGCTTCTTTGACAACCTCATAGATTTCTTTGAGCTTTTCATTCGGGTGCCCTATGGCTATGGTTCTCGTGATATCGGAGCAGTAACCTTCATACTTTGCCCCAAAGTCAAGTATCACGAAGTCTCCGGGCCTTATTTTTCTTTCACTCGGTGTATGGTGAGGATTTGCAGCATTTTTCCCAGAAGCCACTATAGGCGAGAAAGACACTCCGTCCGCAAGCTCCCTGATGAGAAACTCAATTTCCAGCGCAATTTGCTTTTCACTCTTTCCCACCAAATCCCTGCTTATTATTTCATAGAAAACCTTGTCTGCAATTTCAGCGGCCTTTTTCATCAGGCTTAGCTCCTTTTCATCTTTGCGCATTCTCATCTCTCTTGTAATGACGCTCAGCGGATAGAGAGTGCAGTCCTCCAAAAGTCGCTCAATGTGGATTAGAAAGCTCGCCCTCATTGTATCTTCCACCAGGATCTTACCGCCCTTCAAATTCAGAGAAGCTAACACCCTTTCAAGGATTTCATAGGGGTTCTCTTCATCGCTCCAGAATACTGAATTTTCCCATTCAACCTCGTTTTCGTAGAGCTTGGGCGCTATTAGAACGCTTTCTCCCTCTCTGTTGACCAAAAGGAGAAAAAGTCTCTCCTCGGTCGCCTGAGGGGCCATACCGGTTAGGTAATATAGGTTGCTGCCGGGGGTTATCAGCGCACCATCATAATTACCTTCCCGAAGAAACTCCAAGAATTTCTTCATCCTGTCCACATATACCACCATGAAGAAACTCGCGGGCAAAATTTATAAGGCCTCTCCCAAAGTTTTCTTGGGTTGCCCCGGTGGCCTAGTCTGGATAGGGCGCGAGGCTGCGGACCTCGAGGTCCGGGGTTCAAATCCCCGCCGGGGCGCCACATCTTATTCTCATATTCCACAATAATAAAAACGGATACTGTTAGGATAACTGGGGCATCACCTCCTGAAGCCATTCAGTAACATCACCAGGCGGATCACCAAAACTAGAATGAATTCTGACAAAATTATACCAGAAGGCAAACAGAAAAACAAACCTATGAACCCTCCTCCAGTCTTTACCCCTGAAATTATTCCAGAAACGCTTCGTCCTCTCCTTCAACGTCCTAAACCAGCGCTCAACACTGTTCCTCGGCCCGAAAGTCACATGCAGATAACCCAACCTCAAACTCTTAAAAGCAGACTTATACCAGCTCGCCCTGTCAACCAGAAAGACAGGCTGCCCTTCACACGACTTTAAAACAACCAGAATGAAATCCCTGGCAACCCACCAGTTTCTAACAGTCGTAATCCAGACTGCTAAAACTTCCTTGCTCTCAACGTCAATTGCAGCCCAGAGGTATCTTTTCTTCCCGTTGATTTTTATTACTGTTTCGTCAACTGCGATGAAGTTTCGCTGTTTTTTGACTGCGAGGATTTTTGGCTTGTAAACTGCTTCTGCGAGTTTTTGGACTGCCTCCCAGACTGTTACGTGACTGATTTTGAGTATTCTGGCGGTTTGCCGGTAACTGAGGCCTCGCAGGTATAATTCTACTCCCCTGATTTTCTTTTCTGGTGGGATTTTGTTGCGACGAAAGGGTTTTAAGGCTGAAACCACCCAGTAAATAATGGTTTCAGACTTCATGTTCCCCCTTCTTTTTCTAAAGTACTGCCAGTAACTTAAACCTGACACCCCACAGCTTATCCTAACAGTATCTAAAAACGACCAAAAATTTTTAAATAACGCCTAGTAATTAAAATACAGAGCGTTTCTCATACGCCGCATTTCCCCACTCCGAAACAAAGTAGTATTCTGGAGGTGGTAGAGATGATAGAGGACGCGTTGATGCTCTATCTGCTCAGCAATGCAGGAACCAACCAAAAGAAGAAAAAGAAAAGAAAGCTCCTGGTTCTTTGATCCTTTCGAATTTCGGGGCGTGTTTAGTTTCACCCCCTGTTATTTAAACAGTATTTGACTCTGAGGAGGATTTTCAGACCATAACACATTACCCCAAGCAGGATTCGGGTTACAGTAGTCTTTTTCAGAAAACAGGGGATCCTACTGCCAAACCACGTTGTAAACGCACCCCAGAACCCCTCATGAGGATTCCTATGCCTGTACTCTTCTTCAGAAAACACTCTGTCTCTCTTCTTACTACCAAAACCACCTGGAGCGTTCTTAGTTTTCTTAACAATCGGCCGATAACCCTTTTCCACCACAGTGTTCAGAACTTTCTTTGAATCATAAGCCCCATCAGCATAAAAATTCCCAGAACCCCCCGGCAGGAGTTCAATCAGCTCGTTCTCAGAAGTTGTGATCTTCACAGCAACCGGATACAGTAAACCCGGCAGGATTCTCGTTATTGCCTGAACTTCTATCCTGCCCTTTTTTTATTTGTAATAATGGTTGAGTCTGCTTGAGTGCTGGCGTAGGGTAATTTCTGGAGTTTTTTCAGGAGGTGGTTTGTCAGTTCTTCGAGGTTCAGCTTTTTCTCCCAGTTGTGGAGGGTTGAGTAGTGAATGTTTGCTCCGAAGAATTTTCTGCCGTAGTGCTGGGCGTCTCTGAGAGGTAGGTTGTAGTATTGTTTAAAGAGGAGTATTGCCAGTATTGTTTTTACTGGAAATTTTTTGGATTTTGGCAGGTTCTTCAGCTTTCCTTCTGATTCGAAGTCTGCTAAAACGTCAAGAATTGCGAATGCCACGCTTTCAGGGTCTTTGAGTCTGTGATCCCATCTGGGGATCACGACAACCACCCGAAAGAATTCAGCAAAAACCCTAATAAAGGTTACTATAAACACGCCCTCGAATTTCGAAAAGCTTAAATACTCCTTTTTAGTAAAATAAAGTTAGAAAAATTGGGGGGTGGTAGGAATGGCATACGTGGCAGTACTGGCGAACATCAACGGAAACTTCCCAGCCCTCATGAAAGCCCTCGGAAAAATTGAGGAACTCAAAGAAGAAGGCTACGAGATTGAAAAATATTACATCCTCGGAAACATAATTGGATTGTTCCCCTATCCAAAGGAAGTTCTTGATGCTCTTGATGACCTGATAAAGACCAACAATGTAAAGATAATCAGGGGAGAATTTGACCAGATAATAGCCATGAGTGATCCCCATGCCGAAGGGCCGGATTATATCGATGAACTTGCAATCGAGCCGTATGTAAAGAAGGCATTAAAATACACCTGGGAAAAGCTTGGCCATGAAGGAAGGGAGTTCATAAGAGATTTGCCTATATACCTAGTTGATAAAATAGGCAAGAACGACATTTTCGGGGTCTACGGAAGCCCATTAAACCCCTTCGAGGGCAAGGTTCTTCCAGAGCAGCCTACCTCATACTATGAAGCCGTCATGAGACCGGTAAAGGACTACGAACTTCTATTAGTAGCATCACCAAAACTCCCGGTCAATGCCATGACAAGGTACGGAAGGGTAGTATGTCCCGGCAGCATTGGATTCCCACCGGGAAAAGAGCACAAAGCAACTTTTGCCATCATAAACGCTGATAACCTGCACACAAAATTCGTAGAAGTTGAATATGACAAGAAGATCATAGAGGACAAAATAAGAGCAGAAGGATTACCAGAGGAGCTCATTAAAATCCTCTATCACGGAAAGGTTTAAACAGCTCGAACACCCTTTTTATTTCTTTTCTGAATATTCCAACGTATGCCACAAAAGCTAATAACAGGAGAGTTTTTGAGAGAAATACAGTGAACTGCAGTAGAAGAGCCACAGCAAATTGAGTATAAGAAGTAAGCGAAACTCCCAGCTTCTTGTTTGCCACAACTAATGTGCCAGTTAGTATCGTTAGATATCCCAGAAAGAGTCCGAAAACAGCCCCATATTCTCCAAAAGGGCTTATCGAGAATATCCAAGCAGCGAGAGAAACCACAGCGCCCAGGAGTGAAATTATGGTCCCTTCTTTTACATATTTTGTCGAGTTCAGCGCCACTATGCTGGGGTTGTACGCTATATACGTTTCTACCGCCATGAGAGTTAGGTAGAACTCTCTACCCAGATTAAACCCAAAGAGTAGCGATAAAATTTCTCTTCCGACAAGCATAAGGATAAAAACCGCCAAAGCCACTATAAAGGACAGCAGCTTCGTGGAGTCTTCAGCAAGTCTCTTCACGTATTCCATCTCATTTTTCCCATATTTGTAAGAGTATAAGGGCATTATCGCAGATTGAAGCACCTGAGGCAGGTAAGTCAACAAAAATGCCGCCGAAAGAGAAGCCGAAACAATGCCTGCAGCTTCAGGAGAAGCAAGCTTCTCGGTTAGGAAGTATGGGGCTTGAATAAGAAAAACCCCCGAAACTGTCCCAAGAAATGCAAAGCTGGAATACCTCAAAAGAGGTTTAAGGGTCTCCAAGGAGGGTTTTCCAAACAGCCTCTCCCTAAAAAGGTACAAAAATCCAAAAATGGCCACGCCAGAAAGAAGGCCAATGTAGGGGAGGTAGTAATTTTCCGACAAAAATCCTCCAATAAATAGCACAAACGCTCCAATCATTGTATAAGCGTAAACCTCACCTTTGTGAAGGCCATAGATAAAGCTGCGAAACGTCAGCTGGAGAGCCCTCAAGACTGCCAGAATGGCCAGATAAAAGTTAAAAGGAACTAAAACCAAGCCAGCTAAAGGGAAAGAAAATCCCAAAGTTGATATGGACTTTATTTTTTCCATTTCTCCCCTCCCTAGAAACTCGGAGGCATACTTCCCCAGAGCAACTGCAAAAAAGCTTAGGGGAACTGCCAGTAAAAATGCCTGCGATATAAGTGAATTTACCTTTCCCAAAACTTCGACACCGAATCTTCTTGAGATAACTATGCTGTAAATAAGCCTGCTGAGGCCAAAGAGAGCAAGGGCAACTATACTCGCTATTGAATGCCGAAGCATAACTTTTCTCTCATAACTCATAAGAGAAAATAAATAAAGCAGAATTTAACCTTTGCGGAAGCCCAAATAAAAGCCCGCAACAAATGCCCCTGTTCCGGGTAAAATCCCCACTACTTTATCAGCCAAGCTTAAGGTTGATGTAGTTGCACTTTCCGCAAAGTTAAAGAGGGCATCGGTGTTTATTGTTATAACTCCTTTTTGCTGGAGCCAGAAAAGGCTTAAAATGTATGCACCTATCAAAGTGAGTACTATTTTTATGAACTTTTTAAGCGCATAACCTGTGATAAACCCAACAGCAGCCCCTATACCCATATCACCCATTATTCCGCCAAAGTCGAAGTTCATAGTGACTCACCATTTGTCTTTAGGTTTCTGCAATTAAAACCCTTTTGCTTTTGGATTTTACAGTGGCAAAATGTTTAAATTGTATAAAAACTATCTTATATAAGCATAAATGTTTTAAGAGCAAATAATATGTGTCATTGAGGGTGATACATATGGCAACACCTATGGAAAGACTCAAAGAGAAGATGACAAAAGAAGTTATGTGGATCTACAT
Coding sequences within:
- a CDS encoding IS982 family transposase (programmed frameshift); amino-acid sequence: MVVMNFQQEILIIKSEIYPIISKHYPKNTHREIISLYDLITFAILAHLHFNGVYKHAYRVLIEEMKLFPKIRYNKLTERLNRHEKLLLLAQEELFKKHAREYVRILDSKPIQTKELARKNRKDKEGSSEVISEKPAVGFVPSKKKFYYGYKLTCYSDGNLLALLSVDPANKHDVSVVREKFWVIVEEFSGCFLFLDKGYVSRELQEEFLKFGVVYTPVKRENQVSNLEEKKFYKYLSDFRRRIETLFSKFSEFLLRPSRSVSLRGLAVRILGAILAVNLDRLYNFTGGGN
- the rnhB gene encoding ribonuclease HII, translated to MKMGGIDEAGRGPVIGPLVIAAVVVDESRIGELESLGVKDSKKLTPKKREELFEKIVSIVDDYFILKLSPEEIDSREGTMNELEIESFARVLNSLKVKPDILYIDAADVKEERFGDIIGEKLSFSPKIVAEHKADAKYIPVAAASILAKVTRDRAIEGLKEIYGEIGSGYPSDPVTRKFLEEYYKKHGEFPPIVRKSWKTLKKIEEKLKTKKAQPTILDFLKKP
- a CDS encoding metal ABC transporter permease, which gives rise to MIPEYLLRALLAGIMVSVLLGMLSPLINMKGLAFLTHATFHTLLFGAVLGMILGLILENFSLILWMALIVTIFVVVLIAILEDRGFSSDTAIGVIASFIAGSTVLAFGVLYKVMASRPYFALSQSVVSYLTGELFLITLNDLMFLVLGGAVIFFVMLAFYRDFLYVSFDAEGVEAYSGNARFYLTLLYVLVGATGALIVRTVGLITLQVVAVLPGTIAVMLSNDLRKILGISLGLTLSVQVLSIVLAYLTDIPPSGIATIVLGLVYGLLVLRR
- a CDS encoding metal ABC transporter ATP-binding protein — encoded protein: MIIAENLTIYYDGYRAVEDITFRLSSGETLLLLGPNGAGKTSLLRTIAGLHKSYTGKLLVFGKPPAEVKDLISYVPQSHSLNERVPLKAIEVVAMGALYKRGFIHFNIPKSVLKEAEEALEFVGLGDIKNKRFAELSGGQKQRVLLARALVSKPKLLLLDEPLSALDPSARVEVVSVLAKIKREMGITMIITTHDPNPLTEIGDKVMLVNKRLVAFGTPEEVLRDEIITKVYGSLAKAVKVGERMYCFIGDVHIHGRERR
- a CDS encoding MarC family protein — encoded protein: MLLFFKTFLYVFAALFAVMNPIGAVPVYLSIVQQCKSYEGRISLAKRTSVAVFMTLMTFALVGEWIFKFFGATIDAFAIAGGILLFRMALEMLSGHLSTIKITREEEEEAVTLSEIAIIPLAIPLISGPGSITTVMIYMAKNTSYLGKVAVLLAIVVASLSVYIVLMSAEKVQRKLGKVGIRLITRMMGLILASMAVQLVINGIKGAFGL
- the ftsY gene encoding signal recognition particle-docking protein FtsY, which codes for MFGKLKEKLSSFVDKVAQTEISEKDVENALWDLELELLEADVALEVVEELKEKIKQKLVGQKVKIGTNKKEIVEKAVKEAVLEVLTPERRIDLLEMIKSKQEKPFVIVFVGFNGSGKTTTIAKLASWLKKNGFSVVIAASDTFRAGAIEQVEEHAKRVGVKLIKHGYKSDPAAVAYDAIEHAKARGIDVVLVDTAGRNELNRNLMDEMKKIVKVAKPDLVIFVGDALAGNAIIEQARQFNEAVKIDGVILTKLDADARGGAALSIAHAIGAPILFVGVGQGYGDLMPFDEKWMLEKIFGE
- a CDS encoding amidohydrolase, which translates into the protein MDNLIRAFVNGKIYVSFKPLRTAEAIVIANEKVIYEGKSEKAQKIAEELGGEVVDLGGKTVLPGFIDSHMHLNSLGQSLKMLNLKGTKSIEELKRKLEEYAEKTSTSWILGFGWDQEELGRYPTRKDLDEVVDNKPVLLYRTCFHAAVLNTKAIEIVGLDEDEDADPETGIVKENALEKVRDVINETLTLEDYKHFIEEGAKFVLSQGVTAVGFVSVNEKSLRALLELDNKGRLPIRVFVYLNPSLLKELKGLGLTKEVGSSRVKIMGIKVLADGSLGARTAWLSKPYADAPTTGHPNISKEELEEIVREARQLDLQMAVHAIGDKTTDMILDVYEKFRGERNRIEHASILREDQIKRMKELGVVASVQPRFVISDWWAVRRVGEERAKWIYPFKSMLKQIVIGFGTDSPIEPVNPWETIYAAVTRGKFENVETYLHTKDECLSLEESLYSYTYGSAYIMHAEDDLGTLEEGKFGDFVVVDKDPFEVEEKELKNIKVLDVYVGGSKYY
- a CDS encoding M24 family metallopeptidase yields the protein MKKFLEFLREGNYDGALITPGSNLYYLTGMAPQATEERLFLLLVNREGESVLIAPKLYENEVEWENSVFWSDEENPYEILERVLASLNLKGGKILVEDTMRASFLIHIERLLEDCTLYPLSVITREMRMRKDEKELSLMKKAAEIADKVFYEIISRDLVGKSEKQIALEIEFLIRELADGVSFSPIVASGKNAANPHHTPSERKIRPGDFVILDFGAKYEGYCSDITRTIAIGHPNEKLKEIYEVVKEAQESAFQSVREGIKAKDVDRAARDYISERGYGNYFIHRTGHGLGLEVHEEPYISQTNERILEKGMTFTIEPGIYIPNLGGVRIEDDVAVEKKGKRLTNAERELVIL
- a CDS encoding IS6-like element ISPfu1 family transposase: MKSETIIYWVVSALKPFRRNKIPPEKKIRGVELYLRGLSYRQTARILKISHVTVWEAVQKLAEAVYKPKILAVKKQRNFIAVDETVIKINGKKRYLWAAIDVESKEVLAVWITTVRNWWVARDFILVVLKSCEGQPVFLVDRASWYKSAFKSLRLGYLHVTFGPRNSVERWFRTLKERTKRFWNNFRGKDWRRVHRFVFLFAFWYNFVRIHSSFGDPPGDVTEWLQEVMPQLS